One Nitrososphaerota archaeon DNA segment encodes these proteins:
- a CDS encoding lysine biosynthesis protein LysW codes for MKCPECEGDIDVPADALEGEIVTCPDCGVSFEVHKKRDGATELRPAQIEGEDWGE; via the coding sequence TTGAAGTGTCCAGAGTGTGAAGGCGATATAGATGTGCCAGCAGACGCACTTGAAGGCGAGATTGTCACTTGCCCAGACTGCGGAGTATCATTCGAAGTACACAAGAAACGTGACGGCGCAACCGAGCTTAGACCAGCACAGATTGAAGGCGAAGACTGGGGAGAGTGA
- the lysX gene encoding lysine biosynthesis protein LysX, translated as MKITMMYDVVRTEEKMLVDTAQRKGIDLSLLRSEDIYLDLQKDYSKEFGDLILQRCVSYFRSIHLTAALESKGIKVVNGLHEATTAGNKLNTTLALIRAKVPVPHTYLAFNQETSLKALEELGYPAVLKPTVGSWGRLIAMLKDPETAESILEDREYMFPIYQVYYLQERVKRPPRDIRAFVIGDKVVAAIYRVSGEGAWKTNTARGGRAENCPITPELEDICLRAAGAVGEGIFGVDCMESPEGLVVHEVNNTIEFRNTVPATGVDIPGMIFDYLVSLKR; from the coding sequence ATGAAAATTACAATGATGTACGATGTCGTCAGAACCGAGGAGAAGATGCTAGTAGACACGGCCCAACGAAAAGGTATCGATCTCAGCCTACTACGATCTGAAGACATTTACCTAGATCTACAGAAAGACTACAGTAAAGAGTTCGGCGACCTCATCCTGCAACGATGTGTCAGCTATTTCCGCAGCATCCACCTCACCGCAGCCTTAGAATCCAAAGGAATCAAGGTTGTAAACGGCCTACATGAAGCCACCACCGCAGGCAACAAGCTCAACACAACCCTTGCACTTATCAGGGCTAAAGTCCCGGTTCCACACACCTACTTAGCATTCAACCAAGAAACATCTCTCAAAGCGCTGGAGGAGCTCGGCTACCCGGCGGTTCTAAAACCGACGGTCGGAAGCTGGGGGCGCCTCATAGCGATGCTGAAGGATCCGGAAACCGCAGAGTCGATTCTTGAAGATCGAGAATACATGTTTCCCATCTACCAAGTATACTATCTGCAGGAGCGGGTGAAGCGGCCACCGCGAGATATTCGTGCGTTTGTCATCGGCGACAAGGTGGTCGCAGCCATCTACAGAGTATCAGGTGAGGGTGCGTGGAAGACCAACACCGCAAGGGGCGGTCGTGCTGAGAACTGCCCGATTACACCGGAGCTTGAGGACATATGTTTAAGGGCTGCTGGTGCAGTTGGCGAAGGCATCTTCGGCGTTGACTGCATGGAATCCCCTGAAGGACTGGTAGTCCATGAAGTGAATAACACAATTGAGTTTCGAAACACGGTTCCAGCAACAGGGGTCGATATCCCTGGAATGATTTTTGACTACTTAGTCAGTCTGAAGCGTTAA
- a CDS encoding UbiD family decarboxylase — protein MKNSIEKINPLIVNTELSTRLMIAEQLKNYKGPVLFTRIKDYPGWRIIGNVHTSREVFADTLCVPSGELLKTMADAMNHPAEYTVVEHAPFLRNELDQPDIIEHLPLAMYYSEKERYYASATIFLARDPDTGRQNASFHRMMYLGKNRFAVRLVARDLFNFYKRNQQKGKDTEVVVICGVDPAIALAAATSYPNLNELELANAFLKGGLECIKINGIDVPVDSEVVMTGRILHDEVAEEGPFVDITGTWDNIRKEPVFEVDKVYYQDNPIWQVILPGWTEHRILMGITQEPRILNIVRNAVPSVQDVFLTPGGAGWLHAVVSIRKRHEGEGKNAGIAALAAHPSLKRVIVVDDDIEVRDQENVEWALATRLRPDEGITLVKGTRTSSLDPSNAGSGVGSKWIVDATIPLDRDRRDFEKVK, from the coding sequence TTGAAGAACAGTATTGAGAAGATTAACCCGTTGATCGTAAATACGGAGCTCTCTACCCGGCTGATGATAGCCGAGCAGTTAAAAAACTACAAGGGTCCTGTACTATTTACGCGTATCAAAGATTACCCCGGCTGGAGGATAATTGGGAACGTACACACCTCCCGAGAGGTTTTTGCTGATACCCTCTGTGTCCCGTCCGGCGAGCTGCTAAAGACCATGGCCGACGCAATGAATCATCCAGCTGAATATACTGTTGTGGAGCATGCGCCGTTCCTTCGAAATGAGCTGGATCAGCCTGATATTATTGAGCATCTTCCACTGGCTATGTATTATTCTGAGAAAGAGAGGTATTATGCCTCTGCAACAATTTTTCTTGCTCGCGATCCTGACACTGGGCGGCAGAATGCATCGTTCCACCGAATGATGTATCTAGGGAAGAATCGTTTCGCGGTTAGGTTGGTTGCGAGAGATCTTTTCAACTTCTACAAGAGGAACCAGCAGAAAGGCAAGGACACTGAGGTTGTTGTAATCTGCGGCGTCGATCCTGCGATCGCCCTTGCAGCTGCTACCTCTTATCCTAACTTGAACGAGTTGGAGCTTGCTAACGCATTCCTGAAAGGCGGGTTAGAGTGCATCAAGATTAACGGTATTGATGTTCCAGTCGATTCAGAGGTTGTGATGACCGGTAGGATCCTGCATGATGAGGTCGCTGAGGAGGGGCCGTTCGTAGATATCACGGGCACTTGGGATAATATTCGGAAGGAGCCTGTTTTCGAGGTGGACAAGGTGTATTATCAGGATAATCCTATCTGGCAGGTTATTCTGCCCGGCTGGACCGAGCATCGCATCTTAATGGGTATCACACAGGAGCCTCGTATACTCAACATAGTTAGGAATGCAGTTCCCTCGGTTCAAGATGTTTTTTTGACGCCGGGAGGCGCAGGCTGGCTTCACGCAGTGGTATCAATTCGGAAGAGGCATGAGGGGGAGGGTAAGAACGCGGGTATCGCGGCGCTGGCTGCTCATCCAAGTCTGAAACGAGTAATTGTTGTTGATGACGATATAGAGGTGCGGGATCAGGAGAATGTTGAATGGGCCTTAGCTACTCGGCTCAGACCTGACGAGGGAATAACCTTGGTGAAAGGGACGAGAACTTCATCACTTGATCCTTCTAACGCAGGATCCGGGGTTGGGTCAAAGTGGATTGTTGACGCAACGATACCGCTCGATAGAGATCGACGTGACTTTGAGAAGGTGAAGTAA
- a CDS encoding thiolase domain-containing protein (Catalyzes the synthesis of acetoacetyl coenzyme A from two molecules of acetyl coenzyme A. It can also act as a thiolase, catalyzing the reverse reaction and generating two-carbon units from the four-carbon product of fatty acid oxidation), protein MKSTPCAAIVGAGRTKFAEHWDEDPKSMIGKAGMMAFESVDKGIRRRDIDACYFGSFLYQVTNKIGLVPGYMSRELGMNVPMINTEAACASGGLALHNACVGLQSGNYDAVLVAGFEKMTDRQDKITDDLMFAADPHEFEAGYTFPGLYATMMTRYMYEFGNGDAKCEESLAQIAVKNHHHCVRNPFAQFQEKGEITVDEVKRSKIVANPIRILQCSPVSDGASALILTRPELAKNYTDTPVYILSSQEATDHVSLYTRDSITGVNATRIATEKALKAADLTIDNIDIAEVHDCFTIEEMFFLEDSGFYPKGEAWKHVYESCESFTGPSHIPYDKNGHELTVNLGGGLKADGHPVGATGVRQAHECFRQLRKEAGGNQIDREVNIAMCHNIGGTGGVATIHLLARDLQ, encoded by the coding sequence TTGAAATCAACTCCTTGCGCTGCAATCGTCGGCGCAGGCCGAACAAAGTTCGCTGAACACTGGGATGAAGACCCGAAGAGCATGATCGGTAAGGCCGGTATGATGGCCTTCGAATCAGTCGATAAGGGTATACGACGTCGAGATATCGACGCCTGTTACTTCGGAAGTTTCCTATATCAAGTCACGAACAAAATCGGGCTTGTCCCCGGCTACATGTCCAGAGAGCTTGGTATGAATGTCCCGATGATTAACACCGAGGCGGCCTGCGCATCCGGTGGACTCGCTTTACACAACGCCTGCGTTGGTCTTCAATCAGGAAACTATGACGCAGTACTTGTCGCAGGCTTCGAAAAGATGACGGATAGGCAGGATAAAATCACGGACGACCTAATGTTCGCTGCAGATCCCCATGAATTTGAAGCAGGATACACCTTCCCCGGACTCTACGCGACGATGATGACTCGATACATGTACGAGTTCGGTAACGGTGACGCTAAATGCGAAGAATCCTTAGCGCAGATCGCGGTTAAGAATCACCACCACTGTGTCCGTAACCCATTTGCTCAGTTCCAAGAGAAAGGAGAGATAACCGTTGACGAAGTTAAACGGTCTAAGATTGTGGCGAACCCGATAAGAATACTGCAATGCTCACCAGTTTCAGACGGTGCCTCAGCACTAATATTAACGCGCCCTGAGCTCGCGAAAAATTACACGGACACACCAGTGTATATTTTAAGCAGTCAAGAAGCAACCGATCACGTCTCACTTTACACCCGGGACAGCATCACAGGGGTCAACGCGACACGCATCGCCACAGAAAAAGCTCTGAAAGCAGCTGACTTGACCATAGATAACATCGATATAGCGGAGGTTCACGACTGCTTCACAATCGAAGAGATGTTCTTCCTAGAGGACTCAGGCTTCTACCCTAAAGGCGAAGCCTGGAAACATGTCTATGAGAGCTGCGAATCCTTCACAGGCCCAAGTCACATCCCATATGATAAAAACGGTCACGAATTAACGGTGAACCTCGGCGGCGGCCTGAAGGCTGACGGCCACCCAGTAGGCGCCACAGGAGTCAGGCAAGCCCATGAGTGTTTCAGACAACTTCGAAAAGAGGCTGGCGGAAACCAGATAGATCGAGAAGTAAACATTGCAATGTGTCACAACATAGGTGGAACCGGCGGCGTCGCCACAATCCACCTGCTCGCGAGGGATCTTCAATGA
- a CDS encoding M20/M25/M40 family metallo-hydrolase, translating to MQRDTAVNLLADMLRIYSPSLQEAQIAEYLADRMKGDLGFRNVKIGEAYNVTAEIGSGSPITILSGHMDTVPGVQPVKVTNDTIHGRGSCDAKAALAAMIAAASDLADRSDIGTIIIAAVSDEEGNGLGTRTLIDSGIKANYAVFGEPSGIDNITIGYKGRVGLTLTCGAPSLHASSPLVSQNAIESVYEVWQVIKKYAAERVGGNPYTSVTASLTKIHGGSSHNTTPEQCKATIDMRIPPHLSAASTAKEIEAIVAKYQDDTNFPKIKLNINDITEPFETDKTSGLIRAIVRAILQIRQKRPLLLRKTGTGDMNLLGHRLKIPVVTYGPGNPHLSHTRREFIEIDEYLASIEVYKAMLENLSRQQQQALG from the coding sequence ATGCAGAGAGATACCGCTGTTAACCTGCTAGCCGATATGCTGAGAATATACAGTCCCTCGCTGCAGGAGGCTCAGATAGCAGAGTACCTTGCAGATCGCATGAAAGGTGATCTCGGCTTCAGAAACGTCAAGATCGGTGAAGCGTACAACGTTACTGCAGAGATAGGTTCAGGCAGCCCCATCACTATTCTCAGCGGCCACATGGACACGGTACCTGGCGTTCAACCAGTCAAAGTCACTAATGACACGATTCACGGCCGAGGATCCTGCGATGCAAAAGCGGCTCTAGCCGCAATGATAGCCGCCGCCTCTGACCTTGCTGATCGATCAGACATTGGGACGATAATTATCGCGGCTGTGAGTGATGAAGAAGGCAACGGCTTAGGAACCAGAACACTCATCGACAGCGGCATCAAAGCTAACTACGCAGTTTTCGGAGAGCCAAGCGGAATTGACAATATTACAATAGGCTACAAGGGACGAGTAGGTCTCACTCTGACCTGTGGAGCACCAAGCCTACACGCAAGTTCACCACTAGTATCACAAAACGCAATCGAAAGCGTATACGAAGTTTGGCAGGTCATCAAGAAGTACGCTGCTGAACGCGTAGGCGGAAACCCCTACACCTCGGTAACTGCCAGCCTGACTAAAATTCACGGCGGTTCCTCCCACAACACGACTCCGGAGCAGTGCAAAGCAACAATAGATATGCGGATTCCGCCTCATCTTTCAGCAGCCTCGACAGCTAAAGAAATAGAGGCAATAGTAGCAAAATATCAAGACGACACCAATTTTCCGAAGATCAAGCTAAACATCAACGATATCACAGAGCCATTCGAAACCGACAAGACCTCGGGGTTAATCCGAGCTATTGTTCGAGCGATACTGCAGATCCGGCAAAAGCGGCCGCTTCTCCTCAGAAAAACTGGGACAGGTGATATGAACCTGCTGGGTCACCGGCTAAAGATACCTGTAGTCACCTACGGCCCAGGTAACCCACACCTATCGCACACTCGAAGAGAGTTCATCGAAATCGACGAGTACCTCGCTAGCATAGAGGTTTACAAAGCAATGCTGGAGAACCTGTCTCGACAACAGCAACAAGCACTGGGATAA
- a CDS encoding cofactor-independent phosphoglycerate mutase: MKYILVVGDGMADVALKELGNKTPLQTAEHPNMNLIASKGSAGLVKNVPPECNPGTEVAFLSIFGHDPRTVNTGRGPLEAAGIGVKLGADDIALRCNFVTVTDDGVLRDHSAGHISSEESRILLEAVKEHYEDLGSIEFYPGVSYRHLLVLRGRKFSEKIVTSPPHDFLNTPIQRLLVKASAKEGQATAENLNKMILGSKEFLTNHPVNQARVKAGKNPGNMIWPWGQGRRPSIKTLQETTGLRGAAISAVDIVNGIGRYVGLDIVKVPGATGYFDTNYEGKADYALKTLEDHDFVLVHVEAPDEASHAGDARLKVKTIEDIDRRLLGPLLKGLGKKDDYTIMVMADHVTQTSDGAHSRSPVPYAIYSTKTKKSSSKGLGGGKDVQFDEVFLQERAADTAEGKNILSRFLKQGE, translated from the coding sequence TTGAAGTACATCCTTGTGGTCGGCGACGGGATGGCTGATGTTGCGCTGAAGGAGCTGGGCAATAAGACTCCACTGCAGACAGCTGAGCATCCCAACATGAATCTTATTGCATCAAAAGGCTCAGCTGGGCTTGTCAAGAATGTTCCGCCTGAATGCAACCCAGGTACCGAAGTAGCGTTTCTATCCATATTTGGACATGATCCTAGGACGGTTAACACTGGCCGCGGGCCTCTTGAAGCTGCCGGGATCGGGGTGAAGCTCGGTGCAGATGATATAGCGCTTAGATGCAATTTTGTTACTGTGACTGATGATGGTGTTCTGCGGGATCATTCAGCAGGCCACATATCGAGCGAAGAGTCTAGGATTCTTCTGGAAGCAGTTAAGGAGCATTACGAAGACCTTGGTTCGATAGAGTTCTATCCCGGGGTGAGCTATAGACATCTTCTCGTACTTAGAGGCAGAAAATTCTCTGAGAAGATAGTGACCAGTCCCCCCCATGATTTCCTGAACACGCCGATCCAGCGGCTTTTGGTCAAGGCTTCAGCTAAAGAAGGGCAAGCAACAGCTGAGAATCTGAACAAAATGATCCTAGGGTCGAAGGAGTTCCTTACCAATCACCCGGTCAATCAGGCTCGAGTCAAGGCTGGAAAAAACCCGGGGAATATGATATGGCCTTGGGGTCAGGGTAGACGACCCAGTATAAAGACGCTTCAGGAAACAACCGGGCTAAGAGGCGCCGCTATCTCGGCGGTAGACATTGTGAATGGTATCGGAAGATACGTGGGCTTGGATATCGTTAAGGTGCCAGGTGCAACCGGCTATTTCGACACCAATTATGAGGGAAAGGCTGATTATGCACTCAAAACCCTTGAAGACCATGATTTCGTACTGGTCCACGTAGAGGCGCCTGACGAAGCCAGCCACGCGGGAGACGCCCGTCTAAAAGTGAAAACAATAGAGGATATAGATCGCAGGTTACTCGGGCCGCTCCTGAAAGGACTAGGCAAGAAAGACGACTACACAATAATGGTTATGGCGGATCACGTTACACAGACAAGTGACGGAGCCCACTCCCGAAGCCCCGTGCCATACGCCATCTACTCAACTAAGACGAAGAAGAGCAGTAGTAAAGGTCTTGGCGGAGGAAAAGATGTGCAGTTCGACGAAGTATTCCTACAAGAGCGTGCTGCGGATACGGCTGAAGGAAAAAACATTCTCAGCAGGTTCCTGAAGCAGGGCGAATAA
- a CDS encoding DUF126 domain-containing protein: MARTIRCRVISRGRAKGEALVSNASISFFGGVDPSTGTVIDKKHPLFNRSIAGKILVFTTGKGSTVGSYILYQLAKNGKAPIGIICKEAEPIVAVGAIMGSIPMVDQPDTFDFKDGQIVAIDGYNGLILVED; encoded by the coding sequence TTGGCTAGAACTATTCGGTGCAGGGTTATTTCAAGAGGCCGTGCGAAGGGTGAAGCATTAGTTTCGAATGCGTCAATAAGCTTCTTTGGCGGTGTTGATCCAAGCACTGGAACGGTTATAGACAAGAAGCACCCATTGTTTAACAGGTCGATAGCTGGAAAGATTCTGGTATTTACAACCGGAAAAGGTTCAACAGTCGGCTCTTACATACTGTATCAACTTGCTAAGAATGGGAAGGCACCTATCGGGATTATCTGCAAAGAAGCTGAACCAATTGTTGCGGTCGGAGCAATTATGGGTAGTATACCCATGGTGGATCAGCCTGACACCTTTGACTTCAAGGATGGGCAGATAGTTGCAATAGACGGCTACAACGGCCTGATACTTGTAGAAGACTAA
- a CDS encoding hemerythrin domain-containing protein codes for MDPIETLMHEHRLVERMLNILNDASRKVEAGGEVDVDLFEKAIDFIKTFADRCHHMKEEGDLFPVIERKGVPKEGGPIGMMLHEHSLGRGYVRGMEEALRRYKAGDKSQAQALVQNARGYANLLAQHIMKEDNILYPMANRVLDDVDRKRLDARFERIEEKEIGEGVHEKYHHMVEELESRVGIAQE; via the coding sequence GTGGATCCTATAGAGACTTTGATGCATGAACATCGGTTAGTTGAACGGATGCTCAATATTCTGAATGATGCTTCAAGGAAGGTTGAGGCCGGTGGCGAAGTTGATGTTGATCTCTTCGAGAAAGCTATTGACTTCATCAAGACCTTCGCTGACCGCTGCCACCACATGAAGGAGGAGGGTGATCTCTTTCCTGTCATTGAGCGGAAAGGGGTCCCGAAGGAGGGTGGTCCAATAGGGATGATGCTGCATGAGCACAGTCTAGGCCGCGGTTACGTCCGAGGCATGGAAGAGGCGCTTCGCAGATACAAAGCTGGTGACAAGTCACAGGCACAGGCGTTAGTGCAGAACGCCAGAGGCTACGCTAACCTTCTTGCGCAACACATCATGAAGGAGGACAATATCCTGTATCCTATGGCTAACCGTGTCCTAGATGATGTTGACCGCAAGAGGCTTGACGCCCGGTTTGAAAGAATAGAGGAGAAGGAGATCGGTGAAGGTGTCCATGAGAAATATCATCACATGGTCGAGGAGCTTGAAAGCCGAGTCGGTATCGCGCAAGAATAG
- a CDS encoding hydroxymethylglutaryl-CoA synthase, translating to MSEPIARRSLVTEYRIKVTRCQSCGAVYFPPKYFCNNEGRESEMIELDHFYELGELYSGSVINEPTKRFSQLNRFVSAIVSLNSSKVRVPGRITDYRPAGDLDVKDLIGREVIPRFRRMYSDGADGLIYYSSHNFSFKDDYYPHQKYEAITPSSKDGKPGIVGYGVYVPKFRIKNDEPALGVVERGVPFADEDTTTFAVEAGKRALIHSAVKNRDVKKCFVGSESAPYAVKPSMSTVIQVLELGERFESGFFSGGIDSQFACKAATDLVIDAAALVSYPVFKGGYVMVIGADNAQAAPKDRLDYTVGAGGAALIIGKDDVIATLDHYLPYTSDTPDFYRREGERYPKHGGRFTGQPAYFKHVVTAMRGILKETGLAPSDIDYVACHSPNAKFPVQAAEDLGFEKRQYEPSLVVKRIGNLYSGSSLAALGAVLDIAKPGQRILLTSYGSGAGSESYIFTVTNLIEEKRRRLVPVKEQIEHPKREYVDYYTYREWKDMA from the coding sequence ATGAGCGAACCTATAGCGCGACGCAGCCTTGTCACAGAATACAGGATTAAGGTGACTCGCTGCCAAAGCTGCGGCGCAGTCTATTTCCCACCGAAGTACTTCTGCAACAACGAAGGCAGGGAGAGCGAGATGATAGAGCTCGACCACTTCTACGAGCTTGGCGAACTCTACTCAGGAAGCGTAATTAACGAACCGACTAAACGGTTCAGCCAGCTCAACCGCTTCGTCTCCGCAATTGTCTCACTCAACAGCAGCAAGGTGCGAGTTCCAGGCAGAATCACCGATTACAGACCAGCAGGCGACCTAGACGTTAAAGATCTAATCGGACGCGAGGTTATTCCACGCTTTAGACGAATGTACTCCGATGGCGCAGATGGGCTGATTTACTACTCAAGCCACAACTTCTCCTTCAAAGACGACTACTACCCACATCAAAAATACGAGGCGATAACTCCTTCAAGTAAAGACGGCAAGCCCGGTATAGTTGGTTACGGCGTCTATGTTCCAAAATTCAGGATCAAGAATGATGAGCCAGCGCTTGGAGTTGTTGAACGAGGTGTTCCCTTCGCCGACGAGGATACCACTACCTTCGCGGTGGAGGCAGGTAAACGCGCACTGATCCACTCAGCGGTCAAAAACAGGGATGTGAAGAAATGCTTCGTGGGCTCCGAGTCCGCCCCCTACGCAGTTAAACCCTCGATGAGCACAGTGATACAGGTTCTTGAACTCGGTGAAAGATTCGAATCAGGCTTCTTCTCCGGCGGTATCGATTCACAGTTCGCCTGCAAAGCAGCCACTGACTTAGTAATTGACGCAGCCGCCTTGGTTTCTTACCCTGTCTTCAAAGGAGGATATGTTATGGTAATAGGCGCCGATAACGCTCAAGCAGCCCCTAAGGATCGACTAGACTACACAGTGGGGGCAGGTGGTGCAGCACTCATTATCGGAAAGGATGATGTAATAGCGACCCTAGACCACTACCTACCATACACCTCTGATACACCTGACTTTTACCGCAGAGAAGGCGAAAGATATCCGAAGCACGGAGGCAGATTCACAGGCCAACCAGCATACTTCAAACATGTAGTGACGGCTATGCGCGGCATCCTGAAGGAAACCGGCTTGGCGCCCAGTGACATCGATTATGTAGCATGCCACTCTCCTAACGCTAAATTCCCGGTACAGGCAGCAGAGGATCTCGGCTTCGAAAAACGACAGTATGAACCCAGCCTCGTGGTCAAGAGAATCGGAAACCTATACTCAGGCTCAAGCCTAGCTGCTCTCGGCGCTGTACTAGACATAGCGAAACCGGGTCAACGCATCCTACTAACGAGCTACGGCTCAGGCGCAGGAAGCGAATCGTACATCTTCACTGTCACAAACCTGATTGAGGAGAAGCGACGCAGACTCGTTCCTGTTAAGGAGCAGATAGAGCATCCGAAACGGGAATACGTGGACTACTACACATACCGTGAATGGAAAGACATGGCTTAA
- a CDS encoding aconitase X catalytic domain-containing protein, translating into MELTAGEEGTLNGDYGPVKQKAIAILVALGEIFKADRLIEISSVQVAGVSYKTIGDAGLEWIKSMSSEQVTVPATLNPAGMDLHLWKQMGIQQEFADKQLEIIDAYTNMGVKAICSCTPYLAGHSPKLGEHIAWSESSAVCYANSVLGARTNREGGPSALAAAIIGKTPNYGYHLDENRQPTLKVNVEASVYEESDFGAIGAAIGRVVNNGVPYFSGVKNPGADNLKALAAALAASGGVAMYHMEGVTPEAGSVNLEGVEARTFTQEDLSASYEQLSTFQSGEVDVVTIGCPHASMSEMRKVATLIKGKKVAKNTKLWVFTSLATKLMAERFGYLGDILRAGGEVYTDCCMVVAPVEQFGFKRMAINSAKGAIYEPSASKVEVLFGTTGRCVDIAVKGHA; encoded by the coding sequence TTGGAGCTGACCGCCGGTGAAGAAGGAACCCTGAATGGTGACTACGGGCCCGTCAAGCAGAAAGCTATTGCGATTCTTGTTGCGCTCGGCGAAATTTTCAAGGCGGATCGGCTAATAGAGATAAGCTCGGTGCAGGTAGCAGGTGTAAGTTACAAAACGATTGGTGATGCGGGACTTGAATGGATCAAGTCTATGTCTTCTGAACAGGTTACAGTCCCGGCCACATTAAATCCGGCAGGTATGGATCTACATCTCTGGAAACAGATGGGGATTCAGCAGGAGTTCGCAGATAAGCAGCTGGAGATAATTGACGCTTACACTAACATGGGTGTAAAGGCAATCTGCTCCTGCACACCGTATTTAGCAGGACATAGCCCAAAGCTTGGAGAACACATAGCTTGGTCTGAATCGTCGGCGGTCTGCTACGCCAACTCAGTCCTTGGTGCACGAACAAACCGTGAGGGCGGGCCATCGGCGTTGGCTGCTGCAATCATCGGTAAAACACCTAACTACGGCTACCATTTAGACGAGAATCGACAGCCAACTCTGAAGGTGAATGTCGAAGCTTCGGTTTATGAAGAGAGTGATTTTGGTGCCATCGGCGCCGCCATCGGGCGCGTCGTGAATAATGGTGTCCCATACTTTTCAGGTGTGAAGAATCCAGGCGCAGATAACTTGAAGGCGCTCGCAGCCGCATTGGCTGCTTCAGGGGGGGTTGCTATGTATCATATGGAGGGGGTGACTCCGGAAGCCGGGTCGGTAAATTTGGAAGGAGTTGAAGCGAGAACCTTTACTCAGGAGGATTTGTCTGCGTCTTACGAACAGTTGAGTACCTTCCAGTCTGGAGAAGTTGATGTCGTGACAATCGGTTGCCCACACGCATCTATGAGTGAGATGAGGAAGGTCGCTACACTCATAAAGGGTAAGAAGGTCGCTAAGAACACGAAGCTTTGGGTTTTCACATCGCTGGCTACTAAGTTGATGGCTGAGCGGTTCGGTTACCTTGGAGATATTCTTCGGGCTGGAGGAGAGGTCTACACCGATTGCTGTATGGTGGTGGCTCCAGTGGAGCAGTTCGGGTTCAAGAGGATGGCGATAAACTCCGCCAAGGGCGCCATATACGAGCCATCTGCATCGAAGGTTGAGGTTCTTTTCGGAACCACCGGTCGATGTGTCGACATCGCGGTGAAGGGGCACGCTTAA